From a region of the Helianthus annuus cultivar XRQ/B chromosome 5, HanXRQr2.0-SUNRISE, whole genome shotgun sequence genome:
- the LOC110940107 gene encoding protein RER1C-like has product MAHVSYVIRNSYQQGLIGSVVSGIHISTTATPTTDAAMSSGALHSTDTPAAAVQRWAFVISQRYQHLLEKSTPFLLYRWIVFCVISIIYTARVLYFQGFYVVDPEFQDLSDGPVLPNRSSDEFCPFVRRLPEFNFW; this is encoded by the exons GAATTCATATCAACAAGGGCTTATTGGCTCTGTTGTTTCAGGAATTCATATCAGCACCACCGCCACTCCCACCACAGACGCTGCAATGTCGTCAGGCGCCCTACATTCAACCGACACACCCGCAGCCGCCGTCCAACGTTGGGCCTTTGTTATCTCACAACGCTACCAACACTTGCTGGAGAAGTCAACTCCGTTCTTGCTCTACCGTTGGATCGTCTTCTGCGTGATCTCGATCATCTACACTGCGCGCGTGCTCTACTTTCAAGGGTTTTATGTG GTTGATCCCGAGTTTCAAGACCTATCTGATGGCCCGGTTCTTCCTAATCGGAGCTCCGATGAGTTTTGCCCCTTTGTTCGTCGCCTTCCCGAGTTTAATTTTTGGTAA